The Anastrepha obliqua isolate idAnaObli1 chromosome 5, idAnaObli1_1.0, whole genome shotgun sequence DNA window GTTTACCTATATTTTGTGCAGACAGCAATGGTTTCTTGTGTGCTGATCTTGATGAATATTTGTGTTGCAATATGGCTTCACGCACTGCTTCAAGAGAGACAACAATACACTTCTCGTTAAGCTCCTTTGTAAGTGTTCTGAAAGAAATCCTCGGGTTTTGATCCCATTTTCGGATCATTAAGCGTTCTGCACGTccagtaattttagttttagacCCATCTCTACGCTTTTGCTCTAATCTACCCTCTTTTTCCGCTGAGGATTTTCCGATAGGCGGTGCTGTGGTCGAGATATTtccaaaaactgtatttatagTCCGACTTGGCTCAACcgcaaaacatatacatattagcTATACCAAAATTAATTTAGCCACAGCGAGGCATGGCAAGGGTTTCTAGGATAGATGAGGGAAAGGAACTTGGAATATCTATGTCCTTGGCGCTAAAGTTTCCATTGCAGTGGCTAACGATATTTCAGGCTGAGGGAAATTCCGACCTGTACTAGCAAAACCAAAGATGAGGACGACATTTAGTGTTTCAGTAGTTAAGCGACCTTAAGGATTCTACCAATCGGTTACTTACGTGCAATCTTCTTAAGGAGTACTACAAATTACGGCTGAAGAGCTGAAGTGTTCGCTGTCTATGTGGAAAAGAACATTACGTATTTGCATAGAGCTTACACTGGGTTGCTCACAGTTGTCGGACCGGTCATAAGCGTCTGCATTGCCTTATTCACTCTTTAGGACTGTTTACTGAGACAGATGGCCATTTTGTCTCGAGGGTGATGAGACAGCTTAGcatgttttgtaataaatgcatagCCGGGAAGGAACAAAGGGGCAAAAGCCCTGCACAGCCTTGGCTAGACAGCTGTACAGTCGAACTCCTAGGAAAGACTAATGTATCAAATGTATTTTATGCGACCTTCTCTCTCAATTGGGCAGATTGAAGATCTCTATACTGATAAGGCGGAGAAGCCTCACTTGgataataaagaagaaaaaaagagtgAAGAAATAGAAACTAGAAAATAGGAAATAGGAAAAGAGAGGATAGCTGTGTAGCTAAAAAGTGAGAATTAATATGTCTAAGCCTTAGCCTCATGATTGGAGAACAACTTGGAAGAAGATGATAAAATGATTCTACCTCATCCTCCGTACAGCTGTTGCAAAAAACGCTCAAAATATTGCCGTGAATTGTCTCTATTGGAAGCTTACGAGAAGCGTATGGAGTTTCCATCTAATGGCTTCTGTCGCAGCTGCAGAAGTCAGCTCAAGTGTATATTTAAGTAGCCAAGATCCTATTAGCGTACAACTTAAACCTGTTATTACTGTCCCATTACTTAGAAACTTACTTTATGGAAGCTTTAACCCTCGATTAGCATAGGCATACAAATGCGCCCAATTTTTTCACACCTTTAACTGAAGCCTTTTTTACGCAAAGAAATTTAATTGTGTCTCATTACTTTTACTTGAGCATTGAGAAAAGCTTTGGccacaataatttttcaatgtttCTTTATACATTAAAGTAAGTCCTAAGCAATTGTGAACTCCCTTCTGGTAGGGTAAGAGTAGGAAACTTCTATTAATATCTGTAAATAACCAGCACAAGGGAATACTAAAGTAAGGAAGCCATTATCTCATAGTTTGGCTCTCTTTCCATTTTATAGTCGACTTTCCTACGGGATAGGTTTTCAACTCTTTAGTAtctcaattttttcataatctattattatacaatattctaaaattttatttcatatttatttttcagcgCCATGAGTTCATCGAAAAATAGTAGTACGAGTGCTGAATGCGGTACCAGCCGCAAATAGTTTGCCCAGAAACCTTTGTACAGTCCATATAGGCCCTCAGTGCGCGCGGTCTTGGCAAAACAATCCAACCAACCACTATACAATAGACCCTTGCCATTCGCATCCAAACCCTGATTATAGAGACGTGTCATTATAACATCCGACGGTGTCATGGCCAAGGTAACCACACAGCCGGCAATGAAACCACCACATAGCGAATTCAATGCCGGTTGCACTACCACATTCCGATCACGCAGAATAGACTTGACCGGTCCAAAAGTTGCCAACTGAACGCCGGAACCGATAGAAGCGCGCGCAATAGATGCTGTAGAGCCGCGCCATAAACCAAAAATGCCACCTTGGCGATAGATGTGACGCAACGCCGATAACATCCCGGTGTGGTTGTGTTGATAGCCGACAGCGACTTGTTTGGGTGCATGCGATTGCAGTTGCGTTTTCACCTAGCGGGGCGAAACAAAATGCGCTGTTATtacgcaaataaataaaattatattatatttaatatttaaatagatGTGAATGTAATCTTAGACACGCGTATCTTTGCAAATCTTATCTCTTATCTACAGCTGCTTATTGAGCTTTCATGAACGTTTAAGAATTTGTGAGATATGAAACTGCATGACTTCTCCAatctgttttattatatttttatactcatACAAACCAAGAAAAATGGACTCGAACAGTATGCACCCACAGCGCCACCAGCAGCACCCCAAAAGAGGCTCAAACCGAAAGAGTCACCGCCGGTTTTGCGCCGTGTCCACTGCATATTGGCCGCAGTGCTATAAATGCCCAATCTAGGCATGAACCGGAGTGACAATTAGAAGCGATAGTAGAAGTATTTTCTTGCTTTCGACTTACCTTATGCCATTCACAATAAACTGAAAGTGCATAGTCGGCACCAGTCCTTTCTGTAGACCCGACCAACCATCGTTGCGTATTACAGTAACGAGCCCATGCAGAATACCTTTATATGGTACTACGTATGTGCCACGCGCTGCTAGTTCTCCTTGAAGTTGGATGCGAGTTTTGATGACCTtgggaagaacaaaaatttctattaataatAAACTTTTCGCTTTGGGCCCGAATCAAAAGTTGATATCCGAGGTATTTTGGAGATGCCGAGGTCCAATTCATACTTAGTTTTTTCTATTCAAACaccaaaaagcaaaattgtaaccgaaaaaaaaaattcttataataaataaaattttgctggcATTATTTTGCGCGGTGTTTTCACTGCGTGAACTGAATACTACTTTGCCGTGAACTACATacgaaatttcacgcatatttcacgacaatggaaatgaaattgccgatgaattggccaactgcggaTCAGCGGGTTTCTCACGAGAaacagagccaataatcgaaaTTACTTCGATTTACGAAATGCTAGAAGGTTGGGAGTTCCATGCTATGATTATTGTAAAAGCTGCTATAATACAGTGTGAGTGTGAAGGATAGGTTGTGAAGGATAGGTTGGAAGAAGACTACACGTATAGTAgtgaaaatcttgaaaattttattaaagcttatcgatttttgttaagttttctaGAACAGAATTTTATGCAcaatactttttctttttaatacttCCAAGGcgtaaactatatttttgtccGTAGCGACAGCGTTGCTCATGGCCTTatacagccccccaaccacatcaagggtagtcgagtaaTGTAAATCCAGGttaaactatgtcggcagaTATAATGTCCTGATATTAACATGGATCCCGGGACCCgtggtatcgcgggtaacgagatctctgactctttagccagaatgggctTTGAAACCAACTTTTTTGGCCTGGAGCCCGTtctactctaacccacaagcgagcttggcaggctgagagaggcagcagatggacaaaactgatgttaactgtcatgtccgaccgactgtcgcagctcctcctgtcattaagcagaggggactgtaagcagctggttgaactgatgacgggccGCTTTTTGTGGGCGAAGCATCTGGagaaggtaggcatctcagacagtgcactctggcCAGCATTTGGAggggaggatgagacggcggaccactttctgtgcatctgccccgccttcgctcgaatcaggcttgaggtctttggcactgatgtgttaagaagtaaccaccttggctcctgggcaccacaagatctactaaGATTTCTTCGGATGTCGagtagtacaatggatttaattgcgctgtacttgctagttgcccagacacacaaaaaaaaaaaacatttagaaacaTCTTAGaacatttaaatagaaaaactcgGGTTCACGCATtgggtaattattattataatgaatGCATGAATTATGCACTAAATCAATTTTAATCTTATCGCACTTTCCACGGTATCGAACACTGCCTAGAAATACATCATATTGCAAAAAGccaaaatatagaaaaactgGCTTTAAAGTTTTCACACACTGTTGAGATACTGTCAATATTTTTTAGACAGTCTATCggaatttttgggaaattactATACAATCTTTTAGCTAACGAACGGGATTCGTGTATATTTTAACGACGATTAAAATCTTACAAGTATTTTTATAACTACGAGtattaaaaattcacaaacacaatttttcagtATAGCCTCGATGTTTGGGAATCTTTATGGAGCTACGCGAAATTATTTTATAGTTTCTAATTCACATTAAGACGATTTTATACCATATAAATAGTTGATTCAAAgactttatatttattaattttgctttacaaCTCACATCAAGCGGATTAGTGAAAATCGTCGCACCGACAGCAGCCAAACCGCCTATCACGTATTCAGATGCGTTCATTGTAAAGGACCCACTgtagataaatataaataattgcgTTGAAATTCATTGCTTGTTTCTTTTTGCAATCACTgtattcaacaacaacaataataaaaggcATATTCCTCACCAATTTCCACTTCCGCTCAACTTGAACTTTCTGCTGTGACTGCTAACTTTAGTTTAGTTTTGTGATCTAAGCTAATCGCTGCTTATCAACTATCTGCTTATCACATCTTTAGCGAACGTCATTTGTGTAGATGAGAAATATTATACTAAAAGTGTATGACACTCGATTTATCTCCGGGCATAGGTTTATTATGAcagtaaaataaacttaaatattaaaattactttTCGTAAACATTAGACGCATTTGAGGGAGATATTCTGTATATTGTCCATGATTTTGCCGGCGCAAACGATGTCGTACcgtctttttccgaaaataaaaCTTTGTGGTAGTTTCTTTTTTGGTCCAAATACGCGCTGGGGCTTATTTTCGGGGGAGGGcgaaaataaaagtatatttgagTGATTCTCCGCGTAGCGCAGAACTCCGCGTCCCAgacgtttttaaataaataaatagggtTTACAGTAATGAATCCAACGTGAAAAAGTAACTTCCGCgtttacaaacaaaaactagTAGTTATatctattaattattttttttattattatattttcttcaaatgtgcAGTTTAAGGTGCCAAAACGTCACGGTGAAGCCTATCCTCAGCatcacttataaaataaaaaccaatatttTAGTGAAGTATAATAATCAGTATAACTGTTATTGACATTTTGGTATTGTGCAAAGTAGTAgaattaagaaatattattgttaaaaaaaaaaaaattaatgctttGTTGGATGATATTTCTTGTCCCCAGTTTTTTGCGTCACGGTGAAGCCTATcaataaaattagattatttatattaaaataaaatgttaaattagttttactctagTAAAAGCAATTGATCCATCCTTGATCCACTAAGGCAGAAATTAATCTcttgattgaattttttggtttgTATACCTTGGAAGTATCATAGCAAAATTGTattgacccgatttacacgagtagacatctggaagggaaacattttgttcaaggGCGAAGGtcggtcggggaagagagaagggattttgtctcccgtactcggcgacacgctttgctcttcttattcgtatttcttatcttaaagcaatttttgacagttgcttcattcgttttcttcttttgtggaagaaagttctaagttatgtgttggttttcaatcaaacggaagataacaacgatgacaaacatccgaacgctgcttgggaaatgcacgattatttttgctggtaaagtaggtataatttaaaatagttatgggacatgtttatgttgatttctaatttttccctgcatttctagatactcaagttaattttaagttaattatttgcatatgaagtatttttaatttaattttttttattcaagtataagaatttatagatatatttcaataaaaaaaacaacaaattatttattatttaaccagtttgcatttttcattcatatatttaagaaactgttgtcgaacgctctctgctttacatgtaagcgcgtgctagaatacatccgaaccagacgatgctaaagtgttaaatgtcaaaatgtcgcggaaacatttttgcccgtgtgtacgcgaatgaaacatcaaaagagaatttccagtgtctcccttccagatgtttcctcgtgtaaatcgggacaTTGGGAATAACAGAATCGTCACGGTGAAGCCTCCatatattttgcaaataaaataaatattgtaattatttataattaatcttAAATAATGTGTAGCACTAT harbors:
- the LOC129247936 gene encoding solute carrier family 25 member 35-like — encoded protein: MNASEYVIGGLAAVGATIFTNPLDVIKTRIQLQGELAARGTYVVPYKGILHGLVTVIRNDGWSGLQKGLVPTMHFQFIVNGIRLGIYSTAANMQWTRRKTGGDSFGLSLFWGAAGGAVGAYCSSPFFLVKTQLQSHAPKQVAVGYQHNHTGMLSALRHIYRQGGIFGLWRGSTASIARASIGSGVQLATFGPVKSILRDRNVVVQPALNSLCGGFIAGCVVTLAMTPSDVIMTRLYNQGLDANGKGLLYSGWLDCFAKTARTEGLYGLYKGFWANYLRLVPHSALVLLFFDELMALKNKYEIKF